The Astyanax mexicanus isolate ESR-SI-001 chromosome 7, AstMex3_surface, whole genome shotgun sequence genome has a window encoding:
- the bsdc1 gene encoding BSD domain-containing protein 1 isoform X2, translating to MAEGEGGWWGGWLQQSYQVIKDRSSEAYEFLKRDLTEFSNVVQHDTACSIVATASAVKNKLAVEGSSETTEKVKKSISNILGVITDTLAPPPDMTIDCDVITLVATPAGTTEVYDSSKARLYTLQADPATYCNEPDGPPEQFDTWLSNFSLEEKKAEISELLVNSPSIRALYTKMVPAAVAHSEFWQRYFYKVFQLDQEEARRVALKRRAEETSQSESLGWEEEEEDEFLGATSMSRLDFTPPLEESALPTVTIETPSASTVSPVDVMSDVTPSVSSDSISLPTQLENHPEQSVSAKRPTPTEEVTLKLSEARLEAAEEKQAAPVVTPSLAPETEQNPAENSTARAGQTREDGPQDLRVFELNSDSGKSTPSNNGKKGSSTDVSEDWEKDFDLDMTEEEVQMALSKADATGEFEDEDWENWD from the exons ATGGCGGAGGG GGAAGGTGGATGGTGGGGTGGCTGGCTGCAACAGAGCTACCAGGTCATCAAAGACAGG TCATCCGAAGCATATGAGTTCCTGAAGCGGGATTTAACAGAGTTTTCCAACGTGGTCCAGCATGACACAGCATGCTCTATCGTTGCCACGGCGAGCGCCGTCAAGAACAAGCTGGCA GTGGAAGGCTCGTCAGAAACCACAGAGAAGgtgaagaaaagcatctccaaTATTCTGGGCGTGATCACTGACACGCTCGCCCCTCCTCCTGATATGACCATCGACTGTGATGTGATAACGCTGGTGGCCACCCCCGCCGGCACTACGGAGGTGTACGACAGCAGCAAG GCCCGTCTCTACACTCTTCAGGCAGACCCGGCTACATACTGCAATGAACCTGATG gtcCTCCAGAGCAGTTTGACACCTGGCTCTCCAACTTCAGTCTGGAGGAGAAAAAGGCCGAAATATCTGAACTGCTGGTGAACAGCCCCTCTATCAGAGCCCTCTACACAAAAATG GTGCCAGCAGCAGTGGCTCACTCTGAGTTCTGGCAGCGCTACTTCTACAAAGTATTTCAGCTGGACCAG GAGGAGGCCAGGAGAGTGGCGCTGAAGCGGAGAGCAGAGGAGACCTCTCAGTCTGAAAGCTTGGGttgggaggaagaggaggaag ATGAGTTCCTTGGGGCCACATCTATGTCACGCTTGGACTTCACACCACCCCTTGAAGAGTCTGCACTCCCTACCGTAACCATCGAGACCCCCAGCGCGTCAACAGTCTCGCCTGTTGATGTCATGTCTGACGTAACTCCCTCAGTGAGCAGCGACAGCATCAGTCTCCCCACTCAGCTGGAGAACCATCCCGAGCAGTCTGTGAGTGCCAAGAGGCCCACGCCCACTGAGGAGGTCACCCTCAAGCTCTCGGAGGCCCGGTTAGAGGCTGCAGAGGAGAAGCAGGCGGCCCCGGTGGTGACCCCTTCACTAGCGCCAGAGACAGAACAGAACCCTGCTGAGAACAGCACTGCCAGAGCAGGACAGACCAGAGAGGACGGACCACAGGACCTCCGAGTGTTCGAGCTCAACTCTGACAGCGGCAAGTCTACGCCCTCCAACAACGGCAAGAAAG GTTCCAGTACTGATGTTAGTGAGGACTGGGAGAAGGACTTTGATCTGGACATGACGGAAGAGGAGGTCCAGATGGCTCTGTCGAAAGCTGATGCCACCGGAGAG
- the bsdc1 gene encoding BSD domain-containing protein 1 isoform X1: protein MCFHREGGWWGGWLQQSYQVIKDRSSEAYEFLKRDLTEFSNVVQHDTACSIVATASAVKNKLAVEGSSETTEKVKKSISNILGVITDTLAPPPDMTIDCDVITLVATPAGTTEVYDSSKARLYTLQADPATYCNEPDGPPEQFDTWLSNFSLEEKKAEISELLVNSPSIRALYTKMVPAAVAHSEFWQRYFYKVFQLDQEEARRVALKRRAEETSQSESLGWEEEEEDEFLGATSMSRLDFTPPLEESALPTVTIETPSASTVSPVDVMSDVTPSVSSDSISLPTQLENHPEQSVSAKRPTPTEEVTLKLSEARLEAAEEKQAAPVVTPSLAPETEQNPAENSTARAGQTREDGPQDLRVFELNSDSGKSTPSNNGKKGSSTDVSEDWEKDFDLDMTEEEVQMALSKADATGEFEDEDWENWD, encoded by the exons ATGTGTTTTCACAGGGAAGGTGGATGGTGGGGTGGCTGGCTGCAACAGAGCTACCAGGTCATCAAAGACAGG TCATCCGAAGCATATGAGTTCCTGAAGCGGGATTTAACAGAGTTTTCCAACGTGGTCCAGCATGACACAGCATGCTCTATCGTTGCCACGGCGAGCGCCGTCAAGAACAAGCTGGCA GTGGAAGGCTCGTCAGAAACCACAGAGAAGgtgaagaaaagcatctccaaTATTCTGGGCGTGATCACTGACACGCTCGCCCCTCCTCCTGATATGACCATCGACTGTGATGTGATAACGCTGGTGGCCACCCCCGCCGGCACTACGGAGGTGTACGACAGCAGCAAG GCCCGTCTCTACACTCTTCAGGCAGACCCGGCTACATACTGCAATGAACCTGATG gtcCTCCAGAGCAGTTTGACACCTGGCTCTCCAACTTCAGTCTGGAGGAGAAAAAGGCCGAAATATCTGAACTGCTGGTGAACAGCCCCTCTATCAGAGCCCTCTACACAAAAATG GTGCCAGCAGCAGTGGCTCACTCTGAGTTCTGGCAGCGCTACTTCTACAAAGTATTTCAGCTGGACCAG GAGGAGGCCAGGAGAGTGGCGCTGAAGCGGAGAGCAGAGGAGACCTCTCAGTCTGAAAGCTTGGGttgggaggaagaggaggaag ATGAGTTCCTTGGGGCCACATCTATGTCACGCTTGGACTTCACACCACCCCTTGAAGAGTCTGCACTCCCTACCGTAACCATCGAGACCCCCAGCGCGTCAACAGTCTCGCCTGTTGATGTCATGTCTGACGTAACTCCCTCAGTGAGCAGCGACAGCATCAGTCTCCCCACTCAGCTGGAGAACCATCCCGAGCAGTCTGTGAGTGCCAAGAGGCCCACGCCCACTGAGGAGGTCACCCTCAAGCTCTCGGAGGCCCGGTTAGAGGCTGCAGAGGAGAAGCAGGCGGCCCCGGTGGTGACCCCTTCACTAGCGCCAGAGACAGAACAGAACCCTGCTGAGAACAGCACTGCCAGAGCAGGACAGACCAGAGAGGACGGACCACAGGACCTCCGAGTGTTCGAGCTCAACTCTGACAGCGGCAAGTCTACGCCCTCCAACAACGGCAAGAAAG GTTCCAGTACTGATGTTAGTGAGGACTGGGAGAAGGACTTTGATCTGGACATGACGGAAGAGGAGGTCCAGATGGCTCTGTCGAAAGCTGATGCCACCGGAGAG